One region of Streptococcus salivarius genomic DNA includes:
- a CDS encoding DHH family phosphoesterase, whose protein sequence is MKRFHFATIHLVMIGLILFGIATIFVRVLKSESALIFALFIIMVVVVALLHYQKTTYESLEIEQLDELNQDVEDSLKILLGKMPVGVITFDENDHIEWFNPYAKLVLSDENGNFNKQLIADFISQKRKGSPSNVITVGDNKYAAFVDFDNKLTYFIDNVYDQDENADPNMTRPVIGIISVDNYDDVTGSLPDADVSKINTFVAGFISEFAKAKHIHYRRIEGDRFYFFTNYSVLTEFMDQKFSVLDDFRQQAQERGLPLTLSMGISFGTLKHDQIGQVALQNLNIALVRGGDQAVVKENDDHKELLYFGGGSVSTVKRSRTRTRAMMTAISDKLKTVEKVFVVGHKNLDMDALGATVGMAHFASQIVRKSYAVYDDTAMNADIERAVERLKEDGQSPLITLSEAEELVNQHSLLIMVDHSKINLTLSKDFYDRFNEVIVVDHHRRDDDFPENAVLTFIESGASSACELVTELLQFQGAPERLSKIQASILMAGIMLDTKNFSTRVTSRTFDVASYLRSLGSDSGEIQTISATDFEEYRRINELILAGERITDDIIVASGDNPKCYNNVVISKAADTMLAMAGIEATFVVARTSDSTVNISARSHKTINVQRIMEKMGGGGHFNLAACQLRDCSVAQAKNKLIETIMGELAPKED, encoded by the coding sequence ATGAAAAGATTTCACTTTGCAACGATTCATCTTGTAATGATTGGGCTAATTCTTTTTGGAATTGCTACTATTTTTGTTCGCGTACTAAAATCGGAGTCTGCACTCATTTTTGCGCTTTTTATTATTATGGTAGTAGTTGTTGCCTTATTGCATTACCAAAAGACAACATATGAGTCCTTAGAAATAGAGCAATTAGATGAACTGAATCAGGATGTTGAAGATTCTTTGAAGATCCTTCTCGGAAAGATGCCTGTTGGGGTTATTACTTTTGATGAGAACGATCATATTGAATGGTTCAACCCCTATGCGAAGCTAGTACTTTCGGATGAAAATGGAAATTTCAATAAGCAGTTGATTGCGGATTTTATTTCCCAGAAACGAAAGGGTTCACCTTCGAATGTGATAACCGTTGGTGATAATAAATATGCCGCTTTTGTGGATTTTGACAATAAGTTGACATATTTTATTGACAATGTTTATGATCAAGATGAAAATGCTGATCCAAATATGACTCGTCCTGTTATCGGGATTATTTCAGTTGATAACTATGACGATGTGACGGGAAGTTTACCCGATGCCGATGTTTCAAAAATCAATACATTTGTGGCAGGGTTTATTTCTGAGTTTGCTAAGGCCAAGCATATTCATTATCGACGTATTGAAGGTGATCGTTTTTACTTCTTCACCAACTACAGTGTTTTGACAGAATTCATGGATCAAAAGTTTTCTGTCTTGGATGATTTCCGTCAGCAGGCTCAGGAGCGTGGTTTACCACTAACTTTGAGCATGGGAATTTCATTTGGTACGCTTAAGCATGATCAAATCGGTCAGGTTGCCTTGCAGAATCTGAATATCGCACTAGTTCGCGGTGGAGATCAAGCTGTTGTTAAGGAAAACGATGATCACAAGGAACTTCTTTATTTTGGAGGAGGTTCTGTTTCAACAGTAAAACGTTCTCGTACAAGAACAAGGGCTATGATGACTGCAATCTCTGATAAGTTGAAAACAGTCGAAAAAGTGTTTGTTGTCGGACATAAGAATCTCGATATGGATGCTCTAGGGGCAACGGTCGGTATGGCTCATTTTGCCAGTCAAATTGTTCGAAAAAGCTATGCTGTTTACGATGATACGGCTATGAATGCAGATATTGAGCGTGCAGTCGAACGGTTAAAAGAAGATGGTCAGTCACCTCTTATTACACTTTCAGAGGCTGAAGAGCTGGTAAACCAACATTCGTTGCTAATTATGGTTGACCATTCTAAGATCAATTTAACCCTATCTAAGGATTTTTATGATCGATTTAATGAAGTTATTGTCGTAGACCATCACCGTCGAGATGATGATTTTCCTGAAAATGCTGTTTTGACCTTTATTGAAAGCGGGGCGAGTTCAGCCTGTGAATTGGTTACGGAGTTATTGCAATTCCAAGGTGCCCCAGAACGTTTAAGTAAAATCCAAGCCTCTATCCTTATGGCAGGTATCATGTTGGATACTAAAAATTTCTCAACTCGTGTGACTAGTCGAACCTTTGATGTCGCCTCTTATCTGCGTAGTTTAGGAAGTGATAGTGGAGAAATCCAAACGATTTCTGCCACTGATTTTGAAGAGTATCGACGTATCAATGAGCTAATTCTAGCAGGTGAGCGTATTACAGATGATATCATTGTTGCCTCAGGTGATAATCCTAAATGTTATAATAATGTTGTGATTTCTAAGGCGGCAGATACGATGCTTGCCATGGCAGGTATCGAAGCAACTTTTGTTGTCGCTAGGACCAGTGATTCTACTGTGAATATATCTGCTCGAAGCCATAAAACGATTAATGTACAACGTATTATGGAGAAAATGGGTGGTGGAGGCCATTTCAACTTAGCGGCCTGTCAATTGCGAGACTGTAGTGTTGCTCAAGCAAAAAATAAATTGATTGAAACTATTATGGGAGAATTGGCTCCCAAGGAGGACTAA
- the rplI gene encoding 50S ribosomal protein L9: MKVIFLQDVKGKGKKGEIKEVPSGYAQNFLIKKNLAKEATNQAIGELKGKQKSEEKHAAELLAEAKQVKEQLEKEENRLQFTEKVGPDGRTFGSITAKKIAEGLQKQFGIKVDKRHIELEHPIRAIGLIEVPVKLHKEVSAQIKLNIKNSAE, encoded by the coding sequence ATGAAAGTTATTTTCTTACAAGACGTTAAAGGTAAAGGTAAAAAAGGTGAAATTAAAGAAGTACCATCAGGTTACGCTCAAAACTTCTTAATTAAAAAGAATCTTGCCAAGGAAGCGACAAACCAAGCTATCGGTGAGTTGAAAGGTAAGCAAAAATCTGAAGAAAAACATGCAGCAGAGTTGTTGGCTGAAGCGAAGCAAGTTAAAGAGCAACTTGAAAAAGAAGAAAATCGACTTCAATTTACTGAGAAGGTCGGACCAGACGGACGTACTTTTGGTTCAATTACAGCCAAAAAGATTGCAGAAGGACTTCAAAAACAATTTGGTATTAAAGTTGATAAACGCCATATTGAACTTGAACATCCTATTCGTGCGATTGGTCTAATTGAGGTTCCTGTAAAGCTTCATAAAGAAGTGAGTGCACAAATTAAACTTAACATCAAAAATAGTGCTGAGTAA